A window of the Verminephrobacter eiseniae EF01-2 genome harbors these coding sequences:
- a CDS encoding pyridoxal phosphate-dependent aminotransferase, whose protein sequence is MPAPSPTPLTHIRPDVRAMRAYHVQPATGMLKMDAMENPFRLPADLQTALGQRLGALALNRYPSDARLAELQAALARYAGLPEGHRIMLGNGSDELIALLALACARPGSGERPGVLAPLPGFVMYALSAQLQGLDFVGVPLTADFELDEPAMLAAIARHRPALTYIAYPNNPTATLWDEGAVQRIIDAVGTQGGIVVMDEAYQPFACRSWIGRLHAEPGRNAHVLLMRTLSKFGLAGVRLGYLIGPAALVNEIDKVRPPYNVNLLSCETALFALEHAPVFAAQAAELRTQRDLLIGALRQLPGIAKCWDSQANMVLVRVADASRTYEGMKTLKVLVRNVSTMHPLLSNCLRLTVGSADDNAQMLAALQASS, encoded by the coding sequence ATGCCCGCTCCATCCCCGACCCCCCTGACCCATATCCGCCCCGATGTGCGCGCCATGCGCGCATACCATGTGCAGCCGGCCACCGGCATGCTCAAGATGGACGCGATGGAAAACCCGTTCCGGCTGCCGGCCGATCTGCAAACCGCGCTCGGCCAGCGCCTGGGCGCTCTGGCGCTCAACCGCTACCCGAGCGACGCGCGCCTGGCCGAGCTGCAGGCCGCGCTGGCGCGCTACGCCGGCCTGCCCGAAGGCCATCGCATCATGCTCGGCAATGGCTCGGACGAACTCATCGCGCTGCTGGCCCTGGCCTGCGCCCGGCCCGGCAGCGGCGAGCGCCCCGGCGTGCTGGCTCCGCTGCCCGGCTTTGTGATGTATGCGTTGAGCGCGCAATTGCAGGGCCTGGACTTCGTCGGCGTGCCGCTGACGGCCGATTTCGAGCTGGACGAGCCGGCGATGCTGGCCGCCATCGCCCGGCACCGGCCCGCGCTCACCTACATCGCCTACCCCAACAACCCCACGGCCACGCTGTGGGACGAAGGCGCGGTGCAGCGCATCATCGACGCGGTCGGCACGCAGGGCGGCATCGTGGTGATGGATGAAGCCTATCAGCCCTTTGCCTGCCGTAGCTGGATCGGGCGCCTGCACGCCGAACCCGGGCGCAATGCCCATGTGCTGCTGATGCGCACGCTCAGCAAGTTCGGCCTGGCCGGTGTGCGCCTGGGCTACCTGATCGGCCCGGCGGCCCTGGTCAACGAGATCGACAAGGTGCGCCCGCCCTACAACGTGAACCTGCTCAGTTGCGAAACCGCGCTGTTTGCGCTCGAACATGCCCCGGTGTTCGCCGCCCAGGCGGCCGAACTGCGCACCCAGCGCGACCTGCTGATCGGTGCGCTGCGCCAGTTGCCCGGCATCGCAAAATGCTGGGACAGCCAGGCCAACATGGTGCTGGTGCGGGTGGCCGATGCCAGCCGCACCTACGAGGGCATGAAAACCCTGAAGGTCTTGGTCCGGAACGTTTCTACAATGCACCCCTTGCTGAGCAACTGCCTGCGCCTGACGGTCGGCAGTGCCGACGACAACGCACAAATGCTGGCTGCACTCCAGGCCTCTTCATGA
- the hisB gene encoding imidazoleglycerol-phosphate dehydratase HisB, whose product MTSSALVPSGLPGSLDRIAEVSRNTAETRVSVRVNLDGTGQAKLRTGIGFFDHMLDQTARHGLIDLDVDCAGDLHIDGHHTVEDVGITLGQALARAMGDKKGICRYAHAYVPLDEALSRVVVDISGRPGLHLHIPFSAGRIGDFDTQLTHEFFQGFVNHAGITLHIDNLKGVNAHHQCESVFKAFARALRAALERDPRSAGRIASTKGSL is encoded by the coding sequence ATGACCTCCTCCGCCCTCGTGCCCTCGGGCCTGCCCGGTTCGCTCGACCGCATCGCCGAGGTCAGCCGCAACACCGCCGAGACCCGCGTCAGCGTGCGCGTCAACCTCGACGGCACCGGCCAGGCCAAGCTGCGCACCGGCATCGGTTTCTTTGACCATATGCTCGATCAAACCGCCCGCCACGGGCTGATCGACCTGGATGTCGACTGCGCCGGCGACCTGCACATCGACGGCCACCACACGGTCGAGGACGTGGGCATCACGCTGGGCCAGGCGCTGGCGCGGGCCATGGGCGACAAAAAAGGCATCTGCCGCTACGCCCATGCCTATGTGCCGCTGGACGAGGCGCTCTCGCGCGTGGTGGTCGATATCTCGGGCCGCCCGGGGCTGCACCTGCATATCCCGTTCAGCGCCGGCCGCATTGGCGACTTCGACACCCAACTGACCCACGAATTCTTCCAGGGCTTCGTGAACCACGCGGGCATCACGCTGCACATCGACAACCTCAAGGGCGTCAACGCGCACCACCAGTGCGAGTCCGTGTTCAAGGCCTTTGCCCGCGCGCTGCGCGCGGCGCTCGAACGCGACCCCCGCTCGGCGGGCCGCATCGCCTCGACCAAAGGCTCTTTGTAA
- the hisH gene encoding imidazole glycerol phosphate synthase subunit HisH, with the protein MNTQAKTVAVVDYGMGNLRSVAQAVQAAAQGTGWTVVVTQRPEVVRAAQRVVLPGQGAMPDCMHELRASGLQPAVLEAAASKPLFGICVGMQMLLEHSAEGDTPGLGLIRGVVRRFDLSGQTQPDGSRYKVPQMGWNQVRQMAHGGAVHPLWAAVPDDSHFYFVHSLYAIPQSAAHCAGQADYGGWFAAAIARDNIFATQFHPEKSAEHGLTLYRNFLHWNP; encoded by the coding sequence ATGAATACGCAAGCAAAAACCGTCGCCGTGGTGGACTACGGCATGGGCAACCTGCGCTCGGTCGCGCAGGCCGTGCAGGCCGCCGCCCAGGGCACGGGCTGGACCGTCGTGGTCACGCAGCGCCCGGAGGTCGTGCGCGCCGCGCAGCGCGTCGTGCTGCCCGGCCAGGGCGCCATGCCCGACTGCATGCATGAATTGCGTGCCTCGGGCCTGCAACCGGCGGTGCTCGAAGCCGCCGCCAGCAAGCCCCTGTTCGGCATCTGCGTGGGCATGCAGATGCTGCTCGAGCACAGTGCCGAGGGCGACACGCCCGGCCTCGGGTTGATCCGCGGCGTGGTGCGCCGATTCGATCTGAGCGGCCAAACCCAGCCTGACGGCAGCCGCTACAAGGTGCCCCAGATGGGTTGGAACCAGGTGCGCCAGATGGCGCACGGCGGCGCCGTCCACCCCTTGTGGGCGGCGGTGCCCGACGACAGCCATTTCTACTTCGTGCACAGCTTGTATGCCATCCCGCAATCTGCGGCCCATTGCGCCGGGCAGGCCGACTATGGCGGCTGGTTTGCCGCCGCGATTGCACGCGATAATATTTTTGCCACGCAATTTCACCCGGAAAAGAGTGCCGAGCACGGCCTGACTCTGTACCGCAATTTTCTGCACTGGAACCCCTGA
- the hisA gene encoding 1-(5-phosphoribosyl)-5-[(5-phosphoribosylamino)methylideneamino]imidazole-4-carboxamide isomerase, with product MLLIPAIDLKDGHCVRLRQGDMDQSTTFGENPAAMARQWIDAGARRLHLVDLNGALAGMPKNYGAIKSILKEVGDDIPVQLGGGIRDLDTIEKYIDGGLRYVIIGTAAVKNPGFLKDACSAFGGHIIVGLDARDGKVATDGWSKLTGHGVVDLARKFEDWGVESIIYTDIGRDGMLSGINIDATVALAQALSIPVIASGGLSGMADIEQLCAVQDEGIEGVICGRAIYSGDLDFAAAQARADEMG from the coding sequence ATGCTGCTCATCCCCGCCATCGATCTCAAGGACGGTCATTGCGTGCGCCTCAGGCAAGGCGATATGGACCAATCCACCACCTTTGGGGAAAACCCCGCTGCGATGGCGCGCCAATGGATCGACGCCGGCGCCCGGCGCCTGCACCTGGTGGACCTGAACGGCGCCTTGGCCGGCATGCCCAAGAACTACGGCGCCATCAAATCCATCCTCAAGGAGGTGGGCGACGACATTCCGGTGCAGCTCGGCGGCGGCATCCGCGACCTGGACACCATCGAAAAATACATCGATGGCGGCCTGCGCTACGTCATCATCGGCACTGCTGCGGTGAAGAATCCCGGCTTTCTGAAAGACGCCTGCAGCGCCTTTGGCGGCCACATCATCGTCGGGCTCGACGCCCGGGACGGCAAGGTGGCCACGGACGGCTGGAGCAAGCTCACCGGCCACGGAGTGGTCGACCTGGCCCGAAAGTTCGAGGACTGGGGCGTAGAGTCCATCATCTACACCGACATCGGCCGCGACGGCATGCTCTCGGGCATCAACATCGACGCCACGGTCGCGCTCGCGCAGGCGCTGAGCATCCCCGTGATCGCCTCGGGCGGCCTGTCGGGCATGGCCGACATCGAGCAACTGTGCGCCGTGCAGGACGAGGGCATAGAAGGCGTGATCTGCGGCCGCGCGATCTACAGCGGCGACCTGGACTTTGCCGCAGCACAGGCGCGCGCCGATGAAATGGGTTGA